In Macrobrachium rosenbergii isolate ZJJX-2024 chromosome 47, ASM4041242v1, whole genome shotgun sequence, the following are encoded in one genomic region:
- the LOC136830913 gene encoding putative ankyrin repeat protein RF_0381 — protein MRFPTLQVPNEIRKAMQLTNMLRQDKGLQKDSLSVKSQAIPPSRASTALELGCRGTRVPFSPLFGGEPLGPTGESLWAEAQAGNLETVKFLVSRGADVNDGGGTPLWKAVYGGHVEVVKFLLDSGANPDGGGEAYFFKGRLVALAAEHNRLDILDLLIAAGASLTSQRDVADMLYGAAKNGHLEAVRKLIKAGVDVNFNDGVALLKAAQTGHLEVVKEIVKAGADVNMRGGWIVDAAGRAGQTEVMKVLIEAGAAKEHLDSALHEASGNGRFKTMKLLLDNGADPNYAGTLKAAATSGNLEIVKSLLDAGAEITYEKRTGYPLHFAASKGHIDVVALLAEHGGDINGRLTEDTWMDFIIGSDFYGNGWTVMHVIARFGYPFVKELLDLGAEINVKDASGNTPLQVAVIYKKLKMAKEFLRFCIDALHVNSEGNTALALAMKLTQENTTFTTEQQRLMAAIEETFPDGLASTPDNTEGYEALAEEFSALFNNSSALKKRLRYISFDESDISVAIYYIFLEESIRELPKTIEDAFCQPSLQKEHKVSIGMEYLAKCECVLGEGPTMTYTPVLEEDKCQGATSGQSEKPTQDPQHPHHRLRNSFVLSQVLICSHINAFFYLLHLKQISVVDIYTSAKVFIITENLVIVIHDLLNLFRL, from the exons ATGAGATTCCCAACCCTCCAAGTGccaaatgaaataaggaaggCCATGCAACTCACTAACATGCTTCGTCAAGACAAAGGCTTGCAGAAAGACAGTTTGAGTGTGAAATCCCAGGCCATTCCTCCCTCAAGGGCTTCTACAGCTCTTGAGTTAGGCTGCAGAGGAACGAGAG TACCGTTTTCTCCTCTTTTCGGCGGAGAGCCTTTGGGACCTACAGGAGAGAGTCTTTGGGCGGAAGCTCAGGCGGGAAACTTGGAGACTGTGAAATTTCTTGTTTCAAGAGGAGCCGACGTCAATGATGGTGGTG GAACGCCATTATGGAAAGCTGTTTATGGTGGACACGTCGAAGTCGTCAAATTTCTTCTCGATTCTGGTGCAAACCCCGATGGAG GGGGCGAAGCCTATTTCTTCAAAGGCAGACTCGTAGCGCTAGCAGCCGAGCACAACCGCCTCGATATTCTCGACCTCCTGATCGCAGCTGGTGCCTCTCTCACATCTCAAAGAG ATGTTGCGGACATGTTATACGGAGCAGCCAAAAATGGTCACTTAGAAGCAGTTCGTAAGTTGATCAAGGCCGGTGTTGATGTGAATTTTAATGATG GGGTTGCTCTGCTCAAAGCAGCCCAAACGGGACACTTAGAAGTCGTCAAAGAAATTGTAAAAGCTGGAGCGGATGTCAATATGCGCGGAG GCTGGATAGTAGACGCTGCCGGACGAGCTGGTCAGACTGAGGTGATGAAAGTCCTCATAGAGGCAGGCGCTGCGAAAGAACATTTGG ATTCTGCATTGCACGAAGCTTCAGGCAATGGACGTTTCAAAACTATGAAACTGCTGTTAGACAACGGAGCAGATCCCAATTATG CCGGCACTTTGAAGGCTGCAGCGACAAGCGGAAACTTGGAAATTGTTAAATCGCTGCTTGACGCAGGTGCAGAAATCACCTATGAAA AACGAACTGGATATCCTTTACACTTTGCTGCCAGTAAAGGCCACATAGATGTTGTTGCTCTATTGGCTGAGCACGGTGGTGATATCAACGGGCGCCTGACGGAGG ACACGTGGATGGACTTCATTATAGGATCCGATTTCTATGGAAATGGATGGACTGTTATGCATGTGATCGCTCGATTTGGATACCCATTTGTGAAAGAGCTTCTGGACCTTGGAGCCGAGATCAACGTGAAAGATGCCTCAG GGAATACTCCTCTGCAAGTTGCAGTTATCTACAAAAAGCTGAAGATGGCAAAAGAATTTTTGAGGTTCTGTATCGATGCACTTCATGTTAATAGCGAAG GAAATACTGCATTGGCTCTTGCGATGAAACTCACCCAGGAAAACACAACATTCACAACAGAGCAGCAAAGACTGATGGCTGCCATCGAAGAGACCTTCCCAGACGGACTGGCTTCCACACCTGATAATACTGAAGGATACGAAGCTCTGGCAGAAGAATTCTCTGCCTTGTTCAACAACAGTTCCGCTCTGAAAAAACGACTGAGGTACATCTCCTTCGACGAATCGGACATCAGCGTTGcaatttattatatctttttagaGGAGAGCATAAGGGAATTACCTAAGACCATTGAAG ATGCTTTCTGCCAACCATCATTACAAAAGGAACATAAAGTATCTATAGGGATGGAATATTTGGCCAAATGCGAATGCGTTCTTGGAGAAGGACCCACTATGACATACACACCAGTCCTGGAAGAAGACAAA TGCCAAGGAGCAACATCTGGTCAAAGTGAGAAGCCGACCCAGGATCCGCAACACCCTCATCATAGACTAAGAAATAGCTTTGTTCTATCCCAGGTACTTATTTGTAGCCATATTAATGCGTTCTTCTATTTACTGCATTTAAAACAAATATCTGTGGTAGACATTTATACATCAGCCAAAGTATTCATAATCACTGAAAACCTTGTGATAGTAATTCATGACCTATTAAATCTCTTTAGATTATAG